A section of the Spirosoma pollinicola genome encodes:
- a CDS encoding GH92 family glycosyl hydrolase → MRSSLLTLAFVCCAMISSFSQSNQQKIDPVDLINPLMGTASKPILSTGNTYPAITLPWGMNCWMPQTGKMGDGWAYTYDADKLRGFKQTHQPSPWINDYGQFAIMPITGKLRFNEDERASWFSHKSEIAKPYYYKVYLADHNVTTEISPTERAAALRFTFPETEDAYVVIDALDKGSYVKVIPAENKIIGYTTKNSGGVPANFKNYFVIQFNTPFANTAVWHGKQLELKELEQKADHVGAVVGFKTKKGEQVYARVASSFISAGQAERNLNEIGSDSFDAVKAKAKAVWSKELSRITAEGGTDEQLRTFYSCLYRTMLFPRKFYELDNTKKVVHYSPYNGEVLPGYMFTDNGFWDTFRAAFPLFNLTQPTMNAHIMEGLVNAYKESGFLPEWASPGHRDCMIGSNSASIIADAYLKGIREGYDINTLYEAILKNTETEGPFSSVGRKGASYYNKLGYVPYDVKINENAARTLEYAYDDFTIYQLAKELKRPQAELDRFARRSQNYRNLFDPSTKLMRGKNENGTFQSLFNPFKWGDAFTEGNSWHYTWSVFHDIQGLADLMGGRKEFVKMLDSVFVVPPVFDDSYYGFVIHEIREMQIMNMGNYAHGNQPIQHMIYLYNYAGQPWKTQYWAREVMNRMYQPTPDGYCGDEDNGQTSAWYVFSAMGFYPVCPGTDQYILGAPLFKKIALKLENGKTLTINAPTNSEKSRYIKGLTVNGKTYSPNWVSHKELMQGATLNFQMTDKPNTQRGTNTADFPFSFSSAK, encoded by the coding sequence ATGCGATCTTCTTTACTCACACTGGCATTTGTATGTTGTGCCATGATTTCTTCCTTTTCTCAATCAAATCAACAGAAAATTGATCCCGTCGATTTGATTAACCCACTTATGGGAACGGCTTCTAAACCAATCTTATCAACCGGGAATACATATCCAGCCATTACCTTGCCTTGGGGAATGAATTGCTGGATGCCCCAAACGGGAAAAATGGGTGATGGCTGGGCCTATACCTATGATGCTGATAAGCTTCGTGGGTTCAAACAAACGCACCAACCCAGCCCCTGGATAAATGACTATGGCCAGTTTGCTATTATGCCCATTACAGGCAAACTGCGTTTTAATGAAGATGAACGCGCTAGCTGGTTCTCACATAAATCAGAAATAGCTAAGCCCTACTATTACAAAGTTTATCTGGCTGACCACAACGTTACGACAGAAATCAGCCCGACAGAGCGGGCAGCTGCTTTACGGTTTACCTTTCCGGAAACAGAGGACGCATACGTAGTCATTGATGCATTAGATAAGGGTTCGTATGTAAAAGTTATTCCTGCCGAAAATAAAATCATTGGCTATACAACTAAAAACAGCGGTGGCGTACCGGCTAATTTTAAGAACTACTTTGTTATCCAGTTTAATACACCGTTTGCTAACACTGCTGTATGGCATGGTAAGCAGTTAGAACTAAAAGAACTTGAACAGAAAGCAGACCACGTTGGAGCTGTAGTCGGTTTTAAAACTAAAAAAGGCGAGCAGGTTTATGCTCGTGTGGCTTCTTCATTCATCAGTGCGGGACAGGCCGAGCGTAATCTGAACGAGATTGGCAGTGATTCATTTGACGCCGTTAAGGCTAAAGCAAAAGCGGTATGGAGCAAGGAACTAAGCCGGATAACGGCCGAAGGAGGTACTGACGAGCAGCTTCGCACTTTTTATTCGTGTCTATACCGGACAATGCTCTTTCCTAGGAAGTTTTATGAATTGGATAATACTAAAAAGGTAGTGCATTACAGCCCTTATAATGGTGAAGTATTACCCGGCTATATGTTCACTGATAATGGCTTTTGGGATACGTTTCGGGCTGCATTTCCGCTATTTAATTTAACGCAGCCAACTATGAACGCCCACATCATGGAAGGACTGGTGAATGCGTATAAAGAGAGTGGATTTTTGCCCGAATGGGCTAGTCCGGGGCACCGAGACTGTATGATTGGGTCAAATTCTGCGTCAATCATCGCCGATGCTTACTTAAAAGGTATTAGGGAAGGTTATGATATAAATACACTCTACGAGGCTATTCTAAAAAATACAGAAACGGAGGGCCCTTTCAGCTCGGTTGGCCGAAAAGGCGCGAGTTATTACAACAAGCTAGGCTATGTGCCCTATGATGTCAAGATTAATGAAAATGCGGCCCGAACGTTGGAATATGCTTACGACGACTTCACAATTTATCAATTGGCGAAGGAATTAAAGCGGCCACAGGCCGAATTAGACCGTTTTGCCAGACGTTCTCAAAACTACAGAAACCTGTTTGATCCTTCGACAAAACTGATGCGGGGCAAAAATGAGAACGGTACATTTCAGTCCTTGTTCAACCCGTTCAAATGGGGAGATGCTTTTACGGAAGGAAACAGCTGGCATTATACCTGGTCCGTTTTTCATGATATTCAGGGACTTGCCGATTTGATGGGTGGTCGAAAAGAATTTGTGAAAATGCTCGACTCCGTTTTTGTAGTACCGCCCGTTTTTGATGATTCGTACTACGGCTTTGTCATTCATGAAATCCGCGAGATGCAGATTATGAATATGGGTAATTACGCTCACGGCAACCAGCCGATTCAGCATATGATTTACCTGTACAATTATGCGGGACAACCCTGGAAAACGCAGTATTGGGCGCGTGAGGTGATGAATCGGATGTATCAACCTACGCCCGATGGCTATTGTGGCGATGAAGATAATGGGCAAACATCGGCTTGGTATGTGTTCTCAGCTATGGGTTTCTATCCAGTTTGTCCCGGTACAGACCAATATATATTAGGCGCACCACTGTTTAAAAAAATAGCGCTCAAGCTGGAAAATGGAAAGACACTAACGATAAACGCGCCTACAAACAGCGAGAAAAGCCGATACATCAAAGGACTTACAGTAAATGGCAAAACGTATAGTCCAAACTGGGTGAGCCATAAAGAGTTAATGCAGGGTGCTACGCTTAACTTTCAGATGACAGATAAACCAAATACCCAGCGCGGGACAAATACAGCTGATTTCCCGTTCTCGTTTTCGTCAGCTAAGTAG
- a CDS encoding TraM recognition domain-containing protein, with translation MQPNLGRFAVVLNNVPEQYILGIERLSTTGQENKIATVYAAQDLSQIEDMYGRSKKDALLANLNNQFYGRVDHRETAQYISDLWGMEDVEYRTQGQGETSRDSVQTQSQMINRSYAQRSRVRVQDELELNPGEFYGQLVESDFSSFKAQIKEREATPLPEIVPVTQVTTYDLKQNFLRIQDEVESLFKHQGPSQSGIFEPLRPKPIDPSTISLGRSNGRANNNGQVMQPGENLDF, from the coding sequence ATCCAACCAAATTTAGGACGCTTTGCTGTAGTTTTAAATAATGTCCCAGAACAGTATATTCTAGGAATTGAGCGATTATCAACCACGGGTCAAGAGAACAAGATCGCTACAGTTTATGCTGCGCAGGATCTAAGCCAGATCGAGGACATGTACGGGCGCAGCAAGAAAGATGCCTTACTAGCCAACCTAAACAATCAATTTTACGGGCGAGTCGACCACCGGGAAACGGCACAATACATTAGTGATCTGTGGGGCATGGAAGATGTAGAGTACCGCACCCAGGGCCAAGGTGAAACCAGTCGGGATTCGGTTCAAACGCAAAGTCAGATGATTAATCGTAGCTATGCCCAGCGCAGCCGGGTACGAGTTCAAGACGAGTTAGAGCTGAATCCGGGAGAATTTTACGGCCAACTCGTCGAGTCGGATTTTAGCAGTTTTAAGGCTCAGATTAAAGAACGAGAAGCCACCCCATTGCCGGAAATCGTACCCGTCACTCAGGTAACGACTTATGACTTAAAGCAAAACTTTCTACGAATCCAGGATGAAGTAGAAAGTTTATTCAAACATCAAGGACCTAGTCAGAGTGGAATTTTTGAACCCCTTCGGCCCAAACCAATTGACCCTTCGACAATTAGTTTGGGCCGAAGTAACGGACGAGCTAATAACAATGGTCAGGTCATGCAACCAGGGGAAAACTTAGATTTTTAA
- a CDS encoding helix-turn-helix domain-containing protein, with the protein MEDIKQRVGQKIREARKAKGLTQKELADKISLSVGTVNQYEVGKQNLTIETIQKVANALGVSFDIILS; encoded by the coding sequence ATGGAAGATATAAAACAGCGGGTTGGCCAAAAAATTCGAGAGGCTCGAAAAGCGAAGGGGTTAACCCAAAAAGAATTGGCTGACAAGATTAGCTTATCAGTTGGCACTGTAAATCAATACGAAGTAGGTAAACAGAATCTTACAATAGAGACAATCCAAAAAGTTGCTAATGCTTTAGGGGTTTCTTTTGACATTATTTTAAGTTAA
- a CDS encoding HNH endonuclease, producing the protein MNSKPLDKVVSVSNLVRLIRRMNEYENWKRAVFLRDRFTCQHCGARNGRKRVIEADHIISITLLVKENKVDSVESASSCNALWDVNNGRTLCHSCHEKTESYPGRFVSNTKR; encoded by the coding sequence ATGAATAGTAAACCACTGGACAAGGTTGTTTCAGTAAGCAACCTTGTCCGACTTATTCGCCGGATGAATGAGTATGAAAACTGGAAGAGGGCGGTTTTTTTGCGTGATCGGTTCACTTGTCAGCACTGCGGGGCCAGAAACGGGCGCAAGCGGGTTATTGAAGCCGATCACATTATCAGTATTACCTTATTGGTCAAGGAAAACAAGGTAGATAGTGTAGAGTCGGCGAGTAGTTGTAATGCTCTTTGGGACGTAAACAATGGGCGAACACTTTGCCATTCATGCCACGAAAAAACGGAATCGTATCCGGGTCGCTTTGTTTCGAATACAAAAAGGTGA
- a CDS encoding type IV secretory system conjugative DNA transfer family protein → MFTLFFIIGTCILLGYLIAISLGFLRQLGINFIPDLALRMIFYTRKTHFNNHVLWNKLWLRFGVLAIVLIFCGLVISFILNPITPRGYHSSVWFYTTILLTGVYGYWIHTGKPLFRWQAEPEPLPDDQPRFSFMTVDGVLELYNIFRGIFICGGPGTGKSKSLIEPIIQQSAAANFTGILYDRKFPTLAEEVAGAYGSSSVTTFYVNFTDLTRSHRINPVSPRLITNASYAREAAMTTFSNLDYKSSLKRDIWLQTAEALLTGSLWFLRNNYPQFCTLPHASSLIIETQPKALLELLSTDEEVRGSVAAITSSQDSEKTLASIFTTVQSYLAVLNTPEIFWVMSGDEVPFDLNNPEKPSFLVVGNDADLPTTYSPLISLIIATATKRMNKPGRLPSIIILDEAPTLFIPNFHELPATARSSKVATVYAVQDISQMEGQLGPQQSEMLLGNLSNQFYGRSTNPKTLQRVTTLFGKQDVEYLSYSSGQSSSSGSSSSSQNASTSIQQRDRLPMQTIRDLQTGQFAGFIAEGSTNEFVTQFMAQPSKAVPIKPFTTVSDEEKRANFRQIKEDVRQLVRDNTKPSKPDSPTEPPKPDQPDGPQRPDSPQPSDDWEHYG, encoded by the coding sequence ATGTTTACGCTATTTTTTATCATTGGCACTTGTATTCTTTTAGGCTATTTAATTGCGATTTCATTGGGCTTTTTGCGCCAATTGGGTATTAATTTTATTCCTGATTTGGCCTTGCGAATGATTTTTTACACGCGGAAAACCCATTTCAATAATCACGTTCTTTGGAATAAACTTTGGCTACGCTTTGGGGTGCTAGCTATTGTCTTGATATTTTGTGGGCTAGTGATTTCCTTTATACTAAATCCTATTACTCCCAGGGGATATCACTCATCGGTTTGGTTTTACACGACTATCCTACTGACGGGTGTTTATGGGTACTGGATTCATACCGGCAAGCCCCTGTTTCGCTGGCAGGCCGAACCCGAGCCGTTACCCGATGATCAGCCCCGCTTTTCATTTATGACGGTAGATGGTGTACTTGAGCTTTATAATATCTTTCGGGGTATTTTTATTTGCGGTGGTCCGGGCACGGGCAAAAGCAAAAGTCTCATTGAACCCATTATCCAGCAGTCCGCAGCCGCCAACTTTACGGGTATTTTGTATGATCGGAAATTTCCTACGTTGGCCGAGGAAGTAGCGGGGGCTTATGGGTCTAGTAGCGTAACGACCTTCTATGTGAACTTTACAGACTTGACCCGTAGTCACCGAATCAATCCCGTTAGTCCTAGGCTTATTACCAACGCCAGTTACGCCCGGGAGGCAGCCATGACCACGTTTAGTAATCTGGATTACAAATCCAGTTTGAAACGGGACATTTGGCTACAAACCGCCGAAGCCTTATTAACCGGCAGTCTTTGGTTTTTACGCAATAACTACCCTCAGTTTTGTACGTTGCCTCATGCCAGCAGCCTCATCATTGAAACGCAGCCTAAAGCTTTGCTCGAATTGTTGAGTACGGATGAAGAAGTCCGTGGATCAGTGGCAGCTATTACTTCTAGTCAGGACTCCGAAAAGACGCTAGCTAGTATATTCACGACCGTTCAAAGCTATTTGGCCGTACTAAACACGCCCGAAATCTTTTGGGTCATGAGCGGGGATGAAGTACCTTTCGATTTAAACAACCCCGAAAAGCCTAGCTTTCTAGTGGTCGGCAACGATGCTGACTTACCTACTACGTATTCCCCGTTAATTTCGCTCATCATTGCGACGGCCACCAAGCGAATGAATAAACCGGGCAGGCTACCAAGCATCATTATTTTGGATGAAGCCCCTACCCTATTCATTCCAAACTTTCATGAATTACCTGCTACGGCTCGTTCTAGTAAAGTGGCAACGGTTTACGCCGTACAAGACATCTCACAAATGGAAGGCCAATTGGGGCCTCAGCAATCAGAGATGTTACTGGGTAACCTGTCCAATCAGTTTTATGGCCGTTCGACTAACCCTAAAACCCTGCAACGGGTGACGACTTTATTTGGCAAACAGGATGTGGAGTATCTAAGCTACTCATCGGGACAGAGTAGCTCATCAGGCAGCTCATCCAGTAGTCAGAATGCCAGCACATCCATTCAGCAGCGGGACCGTCTGCCCATGCAGACAATTCGGGATTTGCAAACGGGCCAGTTCGCGGGCTTCATTGCGGAAGGGAGCACCAATGAGTTTGTTACTCAGTTTATGGCTCAACCTTCTAAAGCAGTGCCTATTAAGCCCTTTACGACGGTCAGCGACGAGGAAAAACGGGCCAACTTTCGGCAAATCAAGGAGGATGTTCGCCAACTAGTGCGAGATAATACGAAACCGTCTAAGCCTGATTCTCCCACAGAACCCCCTAAACCGGATCAACCCGACGGCCCCCAACGGCCTGATAGTCCCCAACCGTCTGATGATTGGGAACATTATGGTTAA
- a CDS encoding DUF5712 family protein — protein MIAKISNGGKGSCIGLVQYLEKEGEGNWFTHDKGNIDASQVTSSIDANRKHLGQQDDKYYQVILSPSQSELNHLGNNRHQMEAFTRGAMDQYASQFGKGIKSTDLVWFAKIEQARTFSHTDKAVQQQQRVEGESKEGPQTHVHIIVSRTEDLTRYQQKKQAGEIDRKHPLKLSPATNHRATSQGAVQGGFDRTEFKQAVEAQFDRQFGYQRPLTETFNYANTLQKGSQEERLALRLEALKQQPNHLNWEQSKVKSSEVEREKDQDRSKENFTL, from the coding sequence ATGATAGCCAAGATTTCAAACGGAGGTAAGGGGAGCTGTATTGGATTAGTACAATACCTGGAGAAGGAAGGCGAGGGCAATTGGTTCACTCATGACAAAGGGAATATAGATGCTTCACAGGTAACGAGCAGCATTGACGCGAACCGGAAGCACTTAGGACAACAGGACGATAAGTATTACCAAGTCATCTTGAGTCCGAGCCAATCCGAGCTAAATCACCTGGGTAATAACCGTCACCAAATGGAGGCTTTTACCAGAGGAGCCATGGACCAATACGCTTCGCAGTTTGGAAAGGGGATAAAAAGCACTGACCTCGTTTGGTTCGCCAAGATCGAGCAAGCACGAACCTTCTCTCATACCGATAAAGCCGTGCAACAACAGCAGCGCGTCGAGGGGGAATCCAAGGAAGGACCCCAAACGCACGTGCATATTATCGTGAGCCGAACGGAGGATTTAACCCGGTATCAACAAAAAAAACAGGCTGGTGAAATTGATCGAAAGCACCCACTTAAACTAAGCCCCGCTACCAACCACCGGGCGACTAGTCAAGGAGCCGTGCAAGGGGGGTTTGATCGAACCGAATTTAAGCAAGCAGTCGAAGCCCAGTTTGACCGGCAGTTTGGTTATCAGAGGCCCTTAACCGAAACGTTCAACTATGCCAACACCTTGCAGAAAGGCAGTCAGGAAGAGCGCCTAGCGTTGCGATTAGAGGCCCTTAAACAGCAACCAAATCATCTTAATTGGGAGCAATCAAAAGTGAAGTCAAGCGAGGTGGAAAGGGAAAAAGATCAAGACCGGTCTAAGGAAAATTTCACCCTATAA
- a CDS encoding BfmA/BtgA family mobilization protein produces MEKSKEKDKQILISADLFAEFERMADSYDLSKKGLLEAMIFYFKATHADPRDPQADNPTDAIKALDKRLVSFIRQQENELLRPMSDDIKLLLQLVSQDLPKTLRQSQIKTIGGAFKPEFQTERFRAVYEELMKKTN; encoded by the coding sequence ATGGAAAAAAGTAAAGAGAAAGACAAGCAAATATTGATTTCGGCGGATCTGTTTGCCGAGTTTGAGCGCATGGCCGATAGTTACGATCTGTCTAAAAAAGGGCTGTTAGAAGCCATGATTTTCTACTTCAAAGCGACCCATGCTGACCCCCGAGATCCCCAAGCGGATAACCCAACGGACGCCATAAAAGCACTTGATAAACGATTAGTATCCTTTATTCGCCAGCAGGAGAATGAACTGCTTCGCCCCATGAGCGACGATATAAAATTACTCCTTCAACTCGTTAGCCAGGACTTACCCAAAACGTTGCGTCAGTCGCAGATAAAGACCATTGGCGGGGCGTTCAAGCCCGAATTTCAAACAGAACGATTTCGGGCCGTCTATGAGGAGTTAATGAAAAAGACGAACTAA
- a CDS encoding aminotransferase class I/II-fold pyridoxal phosphate-dependent enzyme, producing the protein MSLLEKISGKNRGLSAYGQYQSEYIYPKLEGPLRSRMSFKGREVIVWSFNDYLGLQSDETVIQAETEIVKKYGAGYPAGSRLLTGNTIYHEQLEAEISQLIGKDVLLLNFGYQGILSVVDSLVDRHDTIIYDQQVHASLIDGVRLHQGPKFSYKHNNIHQLGKLLSKVRPGSEVLVLVDGVFSMRGDTANVADILKLKETYDFTLLVDDAHGFMSFGEHGSVGNLMPQVDIYISTFAKALATTGGFVAARKEFIDYFKYNLRSQTFGRTLPLLTVASVLFKLKLLTQEGTERRNKLWQNTRLLQEGLKTIGYDIGNTCSPITPIYLTCSEEKAAHLLKELRYTYGVFCSPVVYPVVPKGTLILRLIVTALHEEKDITQTLNAFAQLQQTYGLVRALEYS; encoded by the coding sequence ATGAGTTTACTTGAAAAGATTAGCGGTAAAAACCGTGGCCTTAGTGCGTATGGCCAGTACCAAAGTGAATACATTTACCCCAAGCTCGAAGGGCCTCTAAGGAGCCGTATGAGCTTCAAAGGCCGGGAGGTTATTGTCTGGAGTTTTAATGATTATCTCGGATTACAATCGGACGAGACCGTTATTCAGGCAGAGACCGAGATTGTTAAAAAATACGGGGCTGGCTATCCCGCTGGATCAAGGCTCTTAACGGGGAATACCATCTACCACGAACAGTTAGAAGCCGAAATTAGCCAACTTATCGGCAAGGATGTTCTACTACTCAACTTCGGCTACCAAGGTATCCTATCCGTCGTGGATAGCTTGGTGGATCGGCATGATACTATCATTTATGATCAACAAGTACATGCTAGTTTGATCGATGGGGTCAGGCTTCATCAAGGCCCAAAGTTCTCTTATAAGCACAATAACATTCATCAATTGGGCAAGCTATTGTCTAAAGTTCGGCCCGGTAGCGAAGTGCTGGTGTTAGTCGATGGCGTGTTCAGTATGCGAGGGGATACGGCCAATGTAGCGGACATTCTTAAGCTAAAAGAGACCTATGATTTTACCCTGCTGGTAGACGATGCTCACGGGTTTATGAGCTTTGGGGAACACGGATCTGTGGGAAATTTAATGCCCCAAGTTGATATTTATATCAGCACGTTTGCTAAAGCACTTGCCACTACGGGGGGATTTGTGGCGGCTCGAAAGGAATTCATCGACTACTTTAAGTACAATTTACGCTCGCAGACATTTGGTCGGACCCTGCCCTTACTGACCGTAGCCAGTGTGCTTTTCAAATTAAAGCTATTAACTCAAGAAGGAACCGAACGACGAAACAAGCTCTGGCAAAATACCCGGTTACTTCAGGAAGGGTTAAAAACGATTGGGTACGATATTGGTAATACGTGCAGTCCCATTACCCCTATTTACTTGACCTGTTCGGAAGAGAAAGCGGCCCACTTGCTTAAGGAGCTTCGCTATACCTACGGGGTATTTTGTAGTCCGGTTGTGTATCCAGTCGTGCCAAAAGGAACCCTGATTCTTCGGCTTATTGTAACGGCCTTACACGAGGAGAAAGACATCACCCAAACTTTGAATGCCTTTGCTCAGCTACAACAAACGTATGGGCTTGTTAGGGCACTAGAGTACAGCTAG
- a CDS encoding PDDEXK nuclease domain-containing protein: MDQLVSDIRQIISQSRESAARSINHALALMYWHIGRVIVEDEQQGQQRATYGKALIKNLSAQLVAEFGENFSSRNLQLSRQFFLTYPIVNSLSSQLTWTHYKILVRLEETSKRAFYMAEAEKNAWTVRQLERQINSLLYERLLMSQDKESVLAIAQSQAKPTKPHQVIKDPIVLEFLGLKPQASYYEQDIEHAIITHIQEFLLELGNGFSFVAREKRIIIDSDEFKIDLVFYNRLLQCFVLLDLKMDKITHQDVGQLQMYVNYYDRDIKESYENPTIGVLLCADKNDAVVRYTLPENNTQLFASKYQLHLPTEQQLVEEIRKELTDDTKQL, translated from the coding sequence ATGGATCAATTAGTTTCTGACATTCGACAGATTATTAGCCAATCGAGAGAAAGTGCGGCTCGCTCTATCAATCATGCATTAGCACTTATGTACTGGCATATTGGCCGGGTTATTGTCGAGGATGAGCAGCAAGGTCAACAACGAGCCACGTACGGTAAAGCACTGATTAAGAATCTATCAGCTCAGTTAGTGGCTGAATTTGGTGAAAATTTCTCGAGTCGAAACCTTCAGTTAAGTCGACAGTTCTTCCTCACCTATCCAATTGTGAACTCACTGAGTTCACAATTAACCTGGACGCATTATAAAATCTTGGTGCGCCTAGAAGAGACTAGTAAGCGAGCGTTCTACATGGCTGAGGCGGAGAAAAATGCCTGGACGGTGAGACAGCTGGAACGGCAGATCAATAGCCTACTTTATGAACGATTATTGATGAGTCAGGATAAAGAAAGCGTCTTGGCCATTGCTCAATCACAGGCTAAACCAACTAAGCCCCATCAGGTCATCAAAGATCCCATTGTGTTAGAGTTTTTAGGCTTGAAACCACAGGCTAGTTACTACGAGCAGGATATTGAGCATGCGATTATTACCCATATTCAGGAGTTTCTTCTGGAATTAGGCAATGGTTTTTCCTTCGTCGCTCGGGAAAAACGGATCATTATTGATAGTGACGAATTCAAAATCGATTTGGTCTTTTACAATCGGTTGTTACAATGTTTTGTGTTACTGGATCTGAAAATGGATAAGATTACTCACCAAGATGTGGGTCAGCTACAGATGTATGTTAACTACTATGACCGTGACATAAAGGAATCTTATGAAAATCCCACCATCGGTGTTTTGTTGTGTGCGGATAAAAATGACGCCGTGGTCCGGTATACGCTGCCGGAGAACAATACCCAGTTATTTGCCAGTAAGTATCAATTGCATTTGCCTACCGAGCAACAACTAGTTGAGGAAATCCGAAAGGAATTAACCGATGATACAAAGCAACTTTAA
- a CDS encoding helix-turn-helix transcriptional regulator, which yields MNDSAKLRRQLHLIRCLDKPYTYPSLIQLHKYLLDHDIEQTSLATVERDINDIRTDYDISITYDRRQHGYFLDLPTDDEDISNFREFVRLLERRERLELLTQSGRSVAQYIQLEQHNGFRGLDLMAPLWNALQRRLVVTFNYQAYKDQPAEKRWVEPGLLFEYRNRWYLDGFDLDRNGERTFGLDRIVDLTMTPQSILPSRQTDYRAARRHVIGVTAPPGSPIERVCLRFRRPEAEYVLSLPLHNSQQTVAETPTHVDIELHVVLNHELEREIMAYGEEVEVLEPVTLRYIIINRIKSLSKIYI from the coding sequence ATGAACGATTCCGCAAAACTGCGCCGTCAATTACATTTAATTCGTTGCTTAGATAAGCCCTACACCTATCCGTCTTTAATACAACTCCACAAATACCTGCTGGATCATGACATCGAGCAGACGTCGCTAGCCACTGTCGAGCGAGATATAAATGACATCCGAACCGACTACGACATATCCATAACCTACGACCGTCGACAGCATGGCTACTTCTTGGACTTACCAACCGATGATGAGGATATTAGTAATTTTCGTGAGTTTGTTCGATTGCTCGAACGGCGCGAACGGTTGGAATTATTAACGCAGTCGGGTCGGTCGGTGGCTCAATACATTCAGCTTGAGCAACATAATGGCTTTAGAGGTCTCGACCTGATGGCTCCATTGTGGAATGCGCTTCAACGAAGGTTAGTCGTAACATTCAACTATCAGGCATACAAAGATCAGCCCGCTGAAAAACGCTGGGTTGAGCCTGGCTTGTTATTCGAATACCGAAACCGGTGGTATCTGGACGGTTTCGACCTGGATCGAAACGGTGAGCGCACGTTCGGCCTCGACCGGATCGTTGATTTGACAATGACTCCCCAATCTATTCTACCCAGCCGCCAGACCGACTACCGGGCTGCCCGTCGACACGTTATTGGTGTGACGGCTCCGCCCGGTAGCCCCATTGAGCGGGTATGTTTACGTTTTCGCCGACCAGAGGCTGAATATGTGCTGTCGCTACCCCTGCACAACAGCCAGCAAACCGTTGCCGAAACGCCGACCCATGTTGATATTGAACTTCATGTCGTGTTAAATCATGAGCTGGAACGGGAAATCATGGCCTACGGTGAGGAAGTCGAGGTATTGGAGCCGGTTACTCTACGGTATATTATTATAAATCGAATAAAATCATTGAGCAAGATCTATATCTGA
- the cas6 gene encoding CRISPR-associated endoribonuclease Cas6, which yields MRLQLNLTSNTQPVPFTYLYNLVGSLHKWIGENNLLHDGMSLYSFGRLTGAEKIGKHLYFPNGSTLSISFQNSDHAWAMAKGILKDDSLAFGMRVIEANEMPIPSFENRVRLATDGEIVVRTKRPDGSRQYLLWSDEAANEKMTQLMRKKLQAAGYNESHQTINIRFDRDYPKARTRLMDVKGIKHRGSICPVIIEGTPEAIEFAWLVGVGELTGSGFGALV from the coding sequence ATGCGTCTTCAACTAAACCTCACATCTAATACCCAGCCGGTACCATTTACTTACCTCTACAATCTAGTTGGCTCACTACACAAATGGATTGGTGAAAATAACTTATTGCATGATGGGATGAGTTTGTACAGCTTTGGCCGTCTGACGGGTGCTGAAAAAATTGGCAAACATCTTTATTTCCCAAACGGCTCAACTTTGTCAATCAGTTTTCAAAACAGCGACCATGCATGGGCTATGGCCAAAGGAATTTTGAAAGATGACAGTTTGGCCTTCGGAATGCGAGTTATTGAAGCAAATGAAATGCCAATACCTTCATTTGAAAATCGCGTCCGATTAGCCACCGATGGCGAAATAGTTGTGCGTACTAAGCGGCCAGATGGTAGTCGTCAATACTTGCTTTGGTCGGATGAAGCCGCCAACGAGAAAATGACGCAACTCATGCGGAAGAAGTTACAGGCGGCTGGCTATAATGAATCTCATCAAACCATCAACATCCGATTCGACCGGGATTACCCGAAAGCGCGTACCCGGCTTATGGACGTGAAAGGTATAAAGCACCGGGGAAGCATTTGCCCAGTCATTATCGAGGGAACCCCGGAAGCCATTGAGTTTGCCTGGCTAGTCGGGGTAGGCGAATTAACAGGAAGTGGTTTTGGGGCATTGGTATAG